The genomic stretch AGACGCAGCACCTCTTCGTCGAGTGTGACGGGGAACATGTCGAGCACTTCTGGCTCGAAGCCCGTCCCCACCAGCAAGGGGTCGATGTTCCCCAGCGCCAGCTCGAGCTCATGGTGGCTGACGCCCAGGCCCCATCGGGTCAGCAGCATGGGGGCGTCTTCGGCGGACGCCTGGGCCATCGAATCTCGGAAGTTCTCGCGGGGGGAACGTGAGGCATACGGCCACCCGAGTTCAGGCGGCAGGAAGTGGAAGAACGGCATCAGGGACGTGTGCGCGTCGAAGTACACGAGCCGGTTGGGCGTATCCACGACGACGAGCAGTCCTCCGGGACGCAGCAGGTCCCATCCGGTGCGGAGCGTCTCCAGTCGCTCGGCGGGCGTCTGATGTTCGAGCACCGCGTACAGTACGAAGATGTCGGCGCCCCCGGGGTTCTCCTGCCTCAGCTGTTCCAGCAACTTCGCGGGCTCCACGACGCGCGTGTCGACGTTGCGCAATCCCAGGGCCTTCATGCGGCTTTGGGCCGCGCGCACGGAGGGCGCGTGGATGTCGTATCCCGTGACGTGGCGGGCAACCTGGGCAAAGGCCGCCGTGCTGGAGCCCGTGCCACAGCCCAGCTCGACGACGTTCGCCTTGCCCAGCTTCGTGTATCGCGCGAGCCAGGGCAGTACGTGGTCGACGCACCGGTTGTAGCGGCCATCCACATGGTCCGCGATGTCCGACTGGCCCGCCGGCGTCTTCAGGAAGCCCACATCGAAGTCCGCGAAGTAGGATTGCAGCAGGGCCTCGCGCACGTTCGCCAGGAGCGTGGGGTCCTCCATCCTGTAAGCCTCGAAGCCCGTCGCCATGCCTCAGTCTCCTCGCGGTTGGTGGTGGAGCGAACTGCGGGCACGGAAGGTACCAACCGAGGCCGCTCCGAGCGAGCAAGGGCGCGTGCGAATGGTGGCTTAATGGCGAAGCGGCGTGCCGGTGCTGGGGCGGATGTTCTGATTCACGCGGAAAAGGTTGGTCGGGTCATAGCGGTCCTTTACTTCCACCAGCCTTGCGTAGTTGTCTTGGTACGTCGCCTGTACGCGTTCCTGGCCCTCGTCCATGAGGAAGTTCACGTAGGCGCCGCCCGCGGAGTAGGGATGCAGGGCTTCCCAATACTCCTTCGTCCAGGTGGTGATGTCCCCGGCCTTGTCAGGAGATGGGTCCACTCCGACGATGACCTCCGCCCACCGCGCGTCCCGGAAGCTGAAGGCGGTGTCGCCTGGTGCCGCCCGGTGTGCCGCTCCGTCGATGGGATAGAGGTGCATGGTGGAGTGCATCGTGGGCAGGCGGTGGGCGAACGCCACGTGCCGGGAGATGGCTTCGTCCCCCAGCTCCCGCACGAAGTCCGCGCGCCAGTACCATTGGAGGCCCGGCGGATAGAGCGCATCGAACATGCTCTGCAGCGCGGGGTAGGGCATGGTCTGCACGCCGTCGAGCGCGGGGGCCATGGCGCGCACGGGCGCGAAGAGCGTGTCGGCTTGAGCCGGGTCTCCGGTGTAGCACCACACCACCGCGCACATCTTCTGCAAGTGCAGGTGGGGCGGGAAGGGCGCCGCGGGCGGGACGACCATGAAGGCGAAGAAGCCGGTGAGTGTCTCGGGCGCGGTGGGGATGAACTCGCGGTACCACCGCATCACCTCCTCGGCGCGTTCCAGGGGCCAGAGCGTCGGACCTCCCAGGATGGTGTCCACCGGGTGGGCCTGGAAGAGGAAGGACGTGACGACGCCGAAGTTGCCGCCGCCGCCGCGCACGGCCCAGAACAGGTCCGGGTGCTGCTCGGCGTTCGCGGTGACGAAGCGCCCGTCCGCCAGCACCATGTCCACGGCGAGCAGGCTGTCGATGGTGAGGCCGTAGCGGCGTGAGAGGTGGCCCAGGCCGCCACCCAGGGTGAGGCCACCCACGCCCGTGGTGGAGATGATTCCCGAGGGAACGGCGAGCCCGAACGCGTGCGTGGCATGGTCCACTTCGCCCCAGACGCTTCCTCCCGCGACACGCACGGTGCCCGATTCGGGGGCGACCCGGACGCCGCGCATGAGCGACAGGTCGACGACGAGCCCCCCGTCGCAGGTGCCCAGGCCAGCACCGTTGTGCCCACCCCCACGGACCGCGAGCATGAGGCCCTGCTCTCGTGCGAACTCCACCGCCGCGAGGACGTCCGCCACGTCGGCGCATCGGGCAATCAACGACGGCCGCTTGTGAATCATGGCGTTGTAGACGCGGCAGTGCTCCTCGTAGTCCGCGTCCCCGGGGCGCACGAGCCGACCGCGCAAGCGGGCCCGTAGCTGCTCGACCCGGCCTGGAGGCAGCCCGGGCGGCCGTCCTTCGCCTGTTCGCGCAGGCTCACTTCGAGGGTCCAGGGGCATGGCTTTCTCCTCCGTGGGGCCGTGATGGGAGAGGCCCCCTACAGCCAAGCTAGGGACGGTCGGCGAGCGCGAAGGCGCGTTCACGGCAGGTGGGCGGGAGGGGGCGCCCAGGCACGTGTTGGCGGAGGGACGAGGACGTGGCGCTTGGCAGGCCCGATAGGGGAGAGGGGGCAGACCAGGAGCTTCGTCTTCCTTCGTAGCCACAGGGTTTGAGTTCGAGGTCTGGGGGGCCCG from Myxococcus xanthus encodes the following:
- a CDS encoding methyltransferase, which gives rise to MATGFEAYRMEDPTLLANVREALLQSYFADFDVGFLKTPAGQSDIADHVDGRYNRCVDHVLPWLARYTKLGKANVVELGCGTGSSTAAFAQVARHVTGYDIHAPSVRAAQSRMKALGLRNVDTRVVEPAKLLEQLRQENPGGADIFVLYAVLEHQTPAERLETLRTGWDLLRPGGLLVVVDTPNRLVYFDAHTSLMPFFHFLPPELGWPYASRSPRENFRDSMAQASAEDAPMLLTRWGLGVSHHELELALGNIDPLLVGTGFEPEVLDMFPVTLDEEVLRLYVEKSGARVPKALTRNTLNFVLRKGDNADLIARRPSPPPVRHLINETSNPAQAQRLHELEQRVSADERKLQEQAQRIRELEEHIATPPLRHQLADQLNGALKQTALHRQARKLIEWSVGRVKRGSR
- a CDS encoding FAD-binding oxidoreductase gives rise to the protein MRGRLVRPGDADYEEHCRVYNAMIHKRPSLIARCADVADVLAAVEFAREQGLMLAVRGGGHNGAGLGTCDGGLVVDLSLMRGVRVAPESGTVRVAGGSVWGEVDHATHAFGLAVPSGIISTTGVGGLTLGGGLGHLSRRYGLTIDSLLAVDMVLADGRFVTANAEQHPDLFWAVRGGGGNFGVVTSFLFQAHPVDTILGGPTLWPLERAEEVMRWYREFIPTAPETLTGFFAFMVVPPAAPFPPHLHLQKMCAVVWCYTGDPAQADTLFAPVRAMAPALDGVQTMPYPALQSMFDALYPPGLQWYWRADFVRELGDEAISRHVAFAHRLPTMHSTMHLYPIDGAAHRAAPGDTAFSFRDARWAEVIVGVDPSPDKAGDITTWTKEYWEALHPYSAGGAYVNFLMDEGQERVQATYQDNYARLVEVKDRYDPTNLFRVNQNIRPSTGTPLRH